In one Thermanaerovibrio velox DSM 12556 genomic region, the following are encoded:
- a CDS encoding ABC transporter ATP-binding protein produces the protein MLRADGISVSLGGRQIISGVHLSLTPGGVTALVGPNGSGKSTLLKALGGLVPFHGSVTLDGLDLQRLSSRERASLVSLMPQSIGFDRGFTVRQVVTMGLYPLVGPFRGYGKREAAMAEKAMADVGVLPLADREAATLSGGESARVALARAMARVPKVLLLDEPTAALDPKHAVEVMALLDRVSMDRVVLVVLHDINLALGWSRRVIVMREGRIIASMDEGRPDLGVLEAAYQVPFSLLKGDNGEVAVIPASPSGTL, from the coding sequence ATGCTTAGGGCGGATGGGATATCGGTAAGCCTGGGCGGCAGGCAGATAATCAGTGGGGTCCACCTGTCCCTAACGCCTGGCGGGGTGACCGCCCTGGTTGGCCCCAACGGAAGCGGCAAGAGCACGTTGCTTAAAGCCTTGGGGGGGCTTGTGCCGTTTCATGGTTCGGTTACGTTGGATGGACTGGATCTTCAAAGGCTTTCAAGCCGTGAGAGGGCTTCCCTGGTATCCCTGATGCCTCAGTCCATTGGTTTCGATAGGGGTTTTACGGTCCGTCAGGTGGTTACCATGGGGCTTTATCCCTTGGTCGGGCCCTTCAGGGGGTACGGAAAGAGGGAGGCTGCCATGGCGGAGAAGGCCATGGCGGATGTGGGGGTTCTTCCCCTGGCGGATCGTGAGGCCGCGACCCTGTCAGGTGGGGAATCCGCAAGGGTTGCCCTGGCCAGGGCGATGGCCAGGGTCCCTAAGGTCCTGCTCTTGGATGAGCCCACCGCGGCGCTGGATCCCAAACATGCGGTGGAGGTTATGGCGCTCCTGGATAGGGTATCCATGGACCGGGTGGTTCTGGTGGTATTGCACGACATCAACCTGGCCCTTGGTTGGAGCCGGAGGGTTATCGTAATGAGGGAAGGACGTATCATAGCCTCCATGGATGAAGGACGACCAGACCTTGGGGTGTTGGAAGCGGCTTACCAGGTGCCCTTCAGCCTGCTTAAGGGGGATAACGGGGAGGTGGCGGTCATACCGGCCTCTCCATCAGGTACCTTATGA
- a CDS encoding V-type ATPase subunit, with translation MITFSANGERLSSGVKAKVMLSNLLSDETMWELLHDDSMEEIAARLKRQEGYREYLLKLPPGEIHRYDLEGELKRIPLLETGQFIARSAGPRARFLTAWGWRKDSENLKSILRHVHTGRKDPGGLKKSSTRSPYPRFPMKHCSARPTSARSCRSLGKPLITLPWRNP, from the coding sequence ATGATAACCTTCAGCGCCAACGGAGAAAGACTCTCCAGCGGGGTAAAGGCCAAGGTAATGCTCTCCAACCTATTGAGCGACGAAACCATGTGGGAACTGCTCCACGACGACAGCATGGAGGAGATAGCTGCTAGGCTCAAGAGGCAGGAGGGCTACAGGGAGTATCTGTTGAAACTACCCCCGGGGGAGATCCATAGATATGACCTGGAGGGGGAGCTTAAACGCATACCTTTGCTGGAAACCGGACAGTTCATCGCCAGGTCCGCAGGGCCTAGGGCCCGTTTCCTCACCGCATGGGGTTGGAGAAAGGACTCGGAGAACCTAAAGTCCATCCTAAGGCATGTCCACACCGGGAGGAAGGATCCCGGGGGACTTAAAAAAAGCTCTACCAGGTCCCCCTATCCAAGGTTCCCTATGAAGCACTGCTCAGCGCGTCCAACTTCGGCGAGGTCCTGTCGTTCCTTAGGGAAACCCCTTATCACTCTCCCCTGGAGGAACCCCTGA
- a CDS encoding V-type ATP synthase subunit E, which produces MTIRDDKLEALRELILDQGEANRRELLKRGQEELEGWLKEQREKLEREEELILQDARRRAEDIRLRQVINAEREDSLETLRFQNRLISDAVSMLRDELTRLRERDDYPSILAGLAIEGMGAAGLDGSYRIRLSASDQDLGDRVVWLVKTHLPGADLVFDPEPAPITGGLWLSSEDRRKEVRLDWQSRSKEMADLVAERLLQLL; this is translated from the coding sequence ATGACGATCCGGGACGACAAGCTGGAGGCCCTCCGGGAGCTGATCCTTGACCAGGGGGAGGCCAATAGGAGGGAACTCCTTAAGCGGGGCCAAGAGGAACTGGAGGGGTGGCTTAAGGAGCAGCGGGAGAAGCTCGAGCGGGAGGAGGAGTTGATCCTTCAGGACGCCCGCCGACGGGCGGAGGACATAAGGCTAAGACAGGTGATAAACGCCGAGAGGGAGGACTCCCTTGAGACCTTGAGGTTCCAGAACCGACTCATATCGGACGCCGTATCCATGCTTAGGGACGAACTGACCCGTCTTAGGGAGCGGGACGATTATCCCTCCATACTCGCGGGGCTGGCGATCGAGGGGATGGGGGCGGCAGGGCTCGATGGGTCCTACAGGATACGGCTGAGCGCCTCAGACCAGGACCTCGGGGACCGGGTTGTGTGGCTGGTTAAGACCCACCTTCCCGGAGCGGACCTGGTGTTCGACCCGGAACCGGCCCCAATAACCGGGGGGCTGTGGCTCTCCTCGGAGGACCGCCGGAAGGAAGTCCGGTTGGATTGGCAGAGCAGGTCGAAGGAGATGGCGGATCTGGTGGCGGAGAGGCTGCTTCAACTGCTT
- the cobT gene encoding nicotinate mononucleotide-dependent phosphoribosyltransferase CobT: MFFLFIGASDVCKIPGISAAGANPAVIPFTAAADADVLYYGRPRVVDAVPVDPEGHPTPALITRAAWEMARFPFIVVRCGSYLPPACPHVDLKCDPGGDPSLVSAVPNAREVFDAACELGRSMGGMKEPYVIGESVPGGTTTALMVLRSLGVEGMVSSAGPLNPINLKETIWQKGCSRCGGGFGAFRDDPLKAVREMGDPMQAAVAGFVFGLPRDARVVLAGGTQMLAVLAVLRAMGWDGKVVVATTKYVAQDRSCAFLEMASSLGAEPYAAPLDFSRSPHKGLADYEKGYVKEGVGAGGAFWYARELGVSVEKLCGKVEEIYSLMMGFSG; this comes from the coding sequence ATGTTCTTCTTGTTCATCGGTGCCAGTGATGTCTGCAAGATACCCGGCATATCCGCAGCTGGAGCCAACCCGGCGGTGATACCTTTTACCGCTGCCGCCGACGCGGACGTTCTCTACTACGGGCGCCCCAGGGTTGTTGATGCAGTGCCTGTCGATCCGGAGGGACATCCGACGCCGGCGCTTATAACCCGGGCCGCCTGGGAGATGGCGAGGTTCCCGTTTATCGTGGTCCGGTGCGGATCTTACCTTCCCCCGGCCTGTCCTCACGTGGATCTCAAGTGTGATCCCGGTGGGGATCCGTCGCTCGTCTCAGCGGTTCCGAATGCCAGGGAGGTATTTGACGCCGCTTGTGAGCTTGGCAGATCTATGGGTGGGATGAAAGAACCTTACGTGATAGGGGAATCTGTGCCCGGGGGAACCACCACTGCCCTTATGGTTTTAAGGTCATTGGGGGTTGAGGGCATGGTGTCCTCCGCGGGACCTCTGAATCCAATAAACCTCAAGGAGACCATATGGCAGAAGGGATGTTCAAGGTGTGGCGGCGGATTTGGTGCCTTCAGGGATGACCCTCTTAAGGCCGTTCGGGAGATGGGGGATCCCATGCAGGCCGCGGTGGCGGGTTTTGTCTTCGGACTGCCGCGGGATGCCCGGGTGGTCCTGGCCGGTGGGACCCAGATGTTGGCGGTTCTGGCGGTCTTGAGGGCCATGGGATGGGATGGGAAGGTGGTGGTGGCCACCACCAAGTACGTGGCCCAGGACAGGTCCTGTGCCTTCCTTGAGATGGCGTCTTCACTAGGTGCTGAACCCTACGCTGCTCCGCTGGACTTCTCACGATCCCCCCACAAGGGTCTTGCGGACTATGAGAAGGGTTACGTCAAGGAGGGGGTAGGAGCCGGCGGGGCGTTTTGGTACGCCCGGGAGCTGGGGGTGTCGGTGGAAAAACTTTGCGGGAAGGTCGAGGAGATCTACTCCCTCATGATGGGGTTTAGTGGATAA
- a CDS encoding V-type ATP synthase subunit I — protein sequence MAVTRMLALTIIGPGNEMEAVAREMVLCGGFQPMPLDYLISDRAIRSKITSRPENPYDQLLRDLASLWSNVGEPLPEPFPVMVDKSMCLEVISREVQKVTQVVKIWKDRLYALEEKLDHLEASLILNSAVREAGHSGKDLSGTSFSRFFFGRATNENFKRLEDAVEESPVIVRPIKETQSSTWCLVFTFPGYEANVRKLLDSVYFKEYPIIPSEIEEPLEELKDHIQKTRRAIEVLKGASLKRLEGDRKWYEELFSRVYTMQRIYELCANRGEISGLFVLSGWIPEDTFEQVKGRIMALAPRSHMIVDDLSRRRDAEWIPTLLRNSRLVRAFQDIVGLYSTPSYGEIDPSFAVALTFCFFFGFMFGDVGHGLMLMIGAWLLKRKRILKQSMATVLYYAGSSSILFGFLYGSVFGMEGILPSLWLSPMKDMGRLIGTAVTVGVVMVSIGMIFNMVTQYRRGNFGRLLFDGGGLAGLMFYWGAALTLYSSIKGLPLPVPSWVISALLGTLVLCMVFRDALARIILRTPEEEHPEPFYLKAFEALHGMMSFLSNTASFVRLAAFALNHVGLSLAVMMLSDMVKDLPGGLFFRAVILIAGNLIIVGLEGLIVFIQTLRLEYYEFFSKFYRGGGRSFRPVEWHPRDMDVTGGHFPRGA from the coding sequence GTGGCAGTGACGAGAATGCTGGCCCTTACGATAATTGGGCCCGGGAACGAGATGGAGGCGGTGGCCCGGGAAATGGTATTGTGCGGCGGTTTCCAGCCCATGCCGCTGGACTACCTGATATCCGATCGTGCCATACGCTCCAAGATAACCTCAAGACCGGAGAATCCCTACGACCAGCTCCTCAGGGATCTGGCATCCCTTTGGAGCAACGTTGGGGAACCTCTCCCCGAACCCTTTCCGGTCATGGTGGACAAGTCCATGTGCCTGGAGGTGATATCCAGAGAGGTACAGAAGGTAACCCAGGTTGTAAAGATCTGGAAGGATAGGCTTTACGCCCTTGAGGAGAAGCTAGACCACCTGGAGGCCTCCCTGATATTGAACTCCGCCGTGAGGGAGGCGGGACACTCAGGTAAGGACCTCAGCGGAACGAGCTTTTCCAGGTTCTTCTTTGGAAGGGCCACCAATGAGAACTTCAAACGCCTTGAGGATGCGGTGGAAGAGTCACCGGTTATCGTAAGGCCCATCAAGGAGACCCAATCCAGCACATGGTGCCTGGTGTTCACGTTCCCGGGGTATGAGGCAAACGTAAGGAAGCTGTTGGACTCCGTATACTTCAAGGAGTACCCGATCATCCCCTCGGAGATCGAGGAGCCCCTGGAGGAGCTTAAGGACCATATCCAGAAGACCCGCAGGGCCATAGAGGTCCTTAAGGGGGCCTCTCTAAAGCGCCTGGAGGGGGACAGGAAGTGGTATGAGGAGCTCTTCTCCCGGGTCTACACCATGCAGCGGATATACGAGTTATGCGCCAACAGGGGGGAGATAAGCGGACTGTTCGTACTCTCCGGCTGGATACCGGAGGACACCTTCGAACAGGTCAAAGGCCGGATCATGGCCCTTGCCCCAAGAAGCCACATGATCGTGGATGACCTATCCCGCAGGAGGGACGCGGAATGGATCCCAACCCTTCTGAGGAACTCCAGGCTTGTGAGGGCCTTTCAGGATATAGTGGGGCTTTACAGCACCCCCTCCTACGGCGAGATAGACCCGTCCTTTGCGGTGGCGCTGACCTTCTGCTTCTTCTTTGGATTCATGTTCGGGGACGTGGGGCATGGTCTTATGCTTATGATCGGCGCCTGGCTCCTCAAACGGAAAAGGATCTTGAAGCAGTCCATGGCCACGGTACTCTACTACGCGGGCTCTTCGTCCATCCTGTTCGGGTTCCTTTACGGCAGCGTGTTCGGCATGGAAGGGATCCTTCCGTCCCTCTGGCTGTCCCCCATGAAGGACATGGGGCGCCTCATAGGAACCGCTGTAACGGTAGGGGTAGTAATGGTGAGCATAGGCATGATATTCAACATGGTAACCCAATACAGGCGGGGTAACTTCGGACGGCTGCTGTTCGACGGAGGCGGACTTGCGGGTCTCATGTTTTACTGGGGCGCCGCCTTGACGCTTTACTCATCCATCAAGGGTCTCCCGCTGCCGGTCCCATCCTGGGTGATATCGGCCCTCTTGGGGACCTTGGTCCTATGCATGGTATTCCGGGATGCCTTAGCAAGGATCATCCTGAGAACCCCAGAGGAAGAGCACCCGGAACCCTTTTACCTGAAGGCCTTTGAGGCCCTTCACGGGATGATGTCCTTCCTCAGCAACACCGCGTCCTTCGTGAGGCTGGCCGCGTTCGCGCTCAACCACGTGGGGCTCTCCCTGGCGGTGATGATGTTGTCCGACATGGTGAAGGACCTGCCGGGGGGGTTGTTCTTCCGGGCGGTGATACTCATCGCAGGGAACCTGATCATCGTGGGGCTGGAAGGTCTTATCGTGTTCATCCAGACCCTGAGGCTGGAGTACTACGAGTTCTTCAGCAAGTTTTACCGGGGCGGCGGCAGGAGCTTCCGTCCGGTGGAATGGCACCCTAGGGACATGGACGTCACAGGGGGGCACTTTCCCCGGGGAGCCTAG
- a CDS encoding V-type ATP synthase subunit F, which produces MRAFLISDNHDTLVAMRLAGIEGVVVHGKEATEAAIDEVLSSMKDVGILVITELAASAAPHKVRELRQRGELPLLVEIPDRHGMRRSEDFLTRYVQDAIGVKVG; this is translated from the coding sequence ATGAGGGCCTTTCTCATAAGCGACAATCACGACACCCTGGTGGCCATGAGGCTTGCAGGCATAGAGGGGGTTGTGGTCCATGGGAAGGAGGCCACGGAGGCGGCCATAGATGAAGTCCTTAGCAGCATGAAGGACGTGGGGATCCTGGTCATAACGGAGCTGGCGGCCAGCGCAGCGCCCCATAAGGTACGGGAGCTTAGGCAGCGGGGAGAACTTCCCCTGCTGGTCGAGATACCAGACCGGCACGGGATGAGGCGCAGCGAGGACTTCCTGACCAGGTACGTTCAGGATGCCATAGGGGTGAAAGTGGGATGA
- a CDS encoding V-type ATP synthase subunit D, producing MKTKPAPTRGNLSKVKKALELARRGHDLLEQKRQILMMELMKHLESAREVQGEMKRLFEEAYSSLQRANVSMGIDNVEEMAQSIPVTDVITIRLRSVMGVDIPEVDPIAESPMPSYSLIGSSCPMDRAYLNARKVLSLILKLAEVENSVYRLAVQIRKTYRRVNALKKVIIPYNQEAERFISDALEEMDREDFVRMKAAKEGRGGEEN from the coding sequence ATGAAGACCAAGCCAGCACCTACGCGTGGTAACCTGAGCAAGGTCAAGAAGGCCCTGGAACTGGCCAGGAGGGGACATGACCTCCTGGAACAGAAAAGACAGATCCTCATGATGGAGCTCATGAAACACCTTGAGTCCGCCAGGGAGGTCCAGGGGGAGATGAAAAGGCTCTTCGAGGAGGCTTACTCCTCCCTGCAAAGGGCTAACGTTTCCATGGGCATAGATAACGTGGAGGAGATGGCCCAATCAATTCCCGTGACCGATGTCATAACCATACGACTTAGGTCTGTCATGGGGGTTGACATCCCCGAGGTGGACCCCATAGCAGAATCCCCGATGCCAAGCTATTCCCTCATAGGTTCCTCTTGCCCGATGGATCGAGCATACCTTAACGCTCGAAAGGTTTTGTCGCTGATACTCAAGCTTGCGGAGGTGGAAAACTCGGTCTACCGGCTGGCAGTTCAAATAAGGAAGACCTATCGTAGGGTCAACGCCCTGAAGAAGGTGATAATCCCGTACAACCAAGAGGCCGAGAGGTTCATATCCGATGCACTGGAGGAGATGGACAGGGAGGACTTCGTGAGGATGAAGGCGGCCAAGGAGGGCCGGGGAGGTGAAGAGAATTGA
- a CDS encoding ATP synthase subunit C, whose protein sequence is MLGLMICCFTVGTMLLAGYGLKGKRVSNPRGILGAAILVSGALMLLGVTLSLSGSAWASEGAPKAAGALGASGLGFIGASLSTGLACLGAGVAVSGVGAAALGLVGEKPQMLGTTLIYLGLAEGIAIYGVIVSLLIMGKM, encoded by the coding sequence ATGCTCGGACTCATGATTTGCTGTTTCACCGTCGGGACGATGTTGTTGGCAGGATACGGCCTCAAGGGGAAGAGGGTGTCCAACCCGAGGGGGATACTAGGTGCGGCGATCCTGGTCTCCGGGGCCCTAATGCTGTTGGGGGTCACTTTATCCCTGTCGGGGAGCGCATGGGCCTCCGAGGGGGCTCCAAAGGCCGCGGGGGCCCTCGGGGCATCGGGGCTTGGATTCATAGGGGCAAGCCTATCCACCGGTCTTGCGTGTTTAGGGGCCGGGGTTGCGGTGAGCGGGGTCGGCGCCGCCGCCCTGGGTCTTGTGGGTGAGAAGCCCCAGATGCTGGGGACCACCCTCATATACCTGGGTCTAGCGGAGGGAATCGCCATATACGGGGTCATCGTCTCGCTTCTCATAATGGGAAAGATGTAG
- a CDS encoding V-type ATPase subunit produces MSFLRETPYHSPLEEPLRKLQEGETRSLFNAEMALDMTAEGSVARALSKLPPEDREQVKGFLGERWDLFNLYTIYRARFFFQMGPEETMGRLLPHRHKLSAETLRVLCRTPNEKAFSQTVSPTPYGHVFNLRVINDDMGIERNLKRHLLIKATGFLRRQPPSFQSAFFYLYVRELEVEDIITAIEDVRYDYDRRNAAMYLSRPLIARGDSMWQ; encoded by the coding sequence CTGTCGTTCCTTAGGGAAACCCCTTATCACTCTCCCCTGGAGGAACCCCTGAGGAAGCTTCAGGAGGGGGAGACCAGGAGCCTGTTCAACGCCGAGATGGCCCTGGACATGACCGCAGAGGGAAGCGTTGCAAGGGCCCTTTCTAAGCTCCCACCGGAGGATAGAGAACAGGTCAAGGGCTTCCTGGGCGAGAGGTGGGATCTCTTTAACCTATACACCATATACAGGGCCAGGTTCTTCTTCCAGATGGGGCCGGAGGAGACCATGGGGCGACTTCTGCCCCATCGTCACAAGCTATCCGCAGAAACCCTGAGGGTTCTTTGCAGAACCCCAAACGAGAAGGCCTTCTCCCAAACCGTATCTCCCACCCCCTATGGGCATGTTTTCAACTTAAGGGTAATAAATGATGACATGGGTATCGAGAGGAACCTTAAAAGGCATCTTCTGATCAAGGCAACGGGTTTTCTCAGGCGCCAGCCGCCATCGTTCCAATCCGCTTTCTTCTACCTATACGTCCGGGAGCTGGAGGTGGAGGACATAATAACCGCCATAGAGGACGTGCGATACGACTACGACAGAAGGAACGCGGCGATGTACCTTTCAAGGCCTCTCATAGCTAGGGGGGATTCCATGTGGCAGTGA
- a CDS encoding FecCD family ABC transporter permease, whose product MGSRFHRNLPPIAAALLSLAALGGVILGASVGEWGMSFQDVARAVLSGPPPGEALSGSFVVWYLRLPRTLGGFLSGVALACAGVIFQGVFRNRLAEPYTLGVASGAAFGAAAAILLGISPSAGALAGGFASLVLVLGLSFGAGSSGMIMSGVVVSSVLGSGLTLLKALAGEKVSAIVLWLMGSFSGATWYGVFLSLLGALSGFCTSLGLHKELDLFASGADPSSLGVREGVVRVLALLGASCAAALVVGQFGVIGFVGLVAPHTMRLLLGPSCLWLSVCSALLGGVMLVWADVLCRMLGEMPVGVMTSLIGGPVFLWLVWRGSRDA is encoded by the coding sequence ATGGGTTCAAGGTTTCACAGGAATCTGCCGCCAATAGCGGCGGCGTTGCTATCATTGGCTGCCCTTGGAGGTGTGATCCTCGGAGCTTCCGTGGGGGAGTGGGGGATGTCGTTCCAGGATGTCGCCCGGGCCGTACTCTCCGGGCCGCCTCCGGGAGAGGCTCTTTCAGGCTCTTTCGTCGTCTGGTACCTAAGGCTTCCCAGGACACTTGGGGGGTTCCTTTCCGGTGTCGCCCTTGCGTGCGCTGGGGTGATATTCCAGGGGGTCTTTAGAAACCGCCTGGCGGAGCCCTATACCCTTGGGGTTGCGTCAGGGGCGGCGTTCGGAGCCGCTGCGGCCATCCTCTTGGGGATTAGTCCCTCCGCCGGTGCCCTCGCAGGGGGTTTTGCCTCCCTGGTGCTGGTACTTGGGTTGTCGTTTGGTGCCGGCTCATCGGGGATGATAATGTCCGGCGTGGTGGTAAGCTCGGTCCTCGGATCTGGGCTTACCCTGCTGAAGGCATTGGCGGGGGAGAAGGTGTCCGCCATAGTTTTGTGGCTCATGGGGAGCTTCTCCGGTGCCACTTGGTATGGGGTTTTCCTATCCCTTTTGGGGGCCCTTTCGGGATTTTGCACGTCCCTTGGGCTTCACAAGGAGCTTGACCTCTTCGCCTCCGGGGCGGATCCATCCTCCCTTGGGGTCCGCGAGGGAGTTGTAAGGGTCTTAGCCCTCCTTGGGGCCTCCTGTGCTGCGGCTTTGGTGGTGGGGCAGTTCGGGGTCATAGGCTTCGTCGGATTGGTGGCCCCCCATACTATGAGGCTTCTGCTAGGGCCTTCCTGCCTTTGGCTATCAGTTTGTTCCGCCCTGCTTGGGGGGGTCATGCTGGTGTGGGCGGACGTGTTGTGCCGGATGTTGGGAGAGATGCCGGTTGGGGTCATGACAAGCCTCATAGGGGGCCCGGTATTCTTATGGCTGGTTTGGAGGGGCAGCCGCGATGCTTAG
- the truD gene encoding tRNA pseudouridine(13) synthase TruD, whose protein sequence is MCKAQTYQLKRLPEDFVVHEVLEEGFIKDRGDFIVYRMEKRDMGTQEAVEAIASKSGVPIRDIRFGGRKDKRGVTSQFITVPAGTRELTTEGGGNISLRRIGFALSHIAPSNITGNQFTVTVRGLESQDIFAKRVSKGEQGFPNYFDDQRFGSLGKSGAYFAERLIRGHLNGALKLLLTDITPEDTPRERERKALMAEIWGDFKDCLPLASSPWAKKILSALAEDHSSRGMKGALRLIPREQLSMLFSAYQSFLWNLTTSRLMEASSDGHTVILRGGEVFFPHARPEGHPMLVPTASYKMPPMEGAVREAFQQTLEERGIKTSDFNIRFIRSVHFGSYDRATWQFPRGLRISSSSPDELNPGKHKAVLEFNLPRGSYATMFIRYLMERPV, encoded by the coding sequence ATGTGCAAGGCCCAGACCTACCAGCTTAAACGCCTCCCGGAGGACTTCGTGGTTCATGAGGTCCTAGAGGAGGGTTTCATCAAGGACCGAGGAGACTTCATAGTCTACCGGATGGAGAAGAGGGACATGGGGACCCAGGAGGCCGTAGAGGCCATCGCCTCGAAAAGCGGGGTCCCCATTAGGGACATCCGCTTCGGGGGCCGAAAGGACAAAAGGGGAGTCACAAGCCAGTTCATCACTGTCCCCGCAGGGACAAGGGAGCTAACCACGGAGGGAGGCGGGAACATATCCCTCCGCAGGATAGGCTTCGCCCTCTCCCACATAGCCCCCTCAAACATAACCGGCAACCAGTTCACCGTAACCGTCAGGGGACTGGAGAGCCAGGACATCTTCGCAAAACGGGTTTCCAAGGGGGAACAGGGGTTCCCAAACTACTTCGACGACCAGCGGTTCGGCAGCTTGGGCAAAAGCGGAGCTTACTTCGCGGAGAGGCTCATCAGGGGACACCTCAACGGGGCCCTAAAACTCCTTTTAACCGATATAACCCCCGAGGATACCCCAAGGGAAAGGGAGCGAAAGGCCCTCATGGCGGAGATATGGGGAGACTTCAAGGATTGCTTGCCCCTGGCTTCGTCCCCGTGGGCAAAGAAGATCCTATCCGCCCTGGCGGAGGATCACTCATCCAGGGGCATGAAAGGGGCACTGCGGCTTATACCTAGGGAGCAGCTGAGCATGCTCTTCTCGGCCTACCAGTCGTTCCTCTGGAACCTCACCACCAGCAGGCTCATGGAGGCATCCTCTGACGGACATACCGTAATCCTCAGAGGCGGCGAAGTATTCTTCCCTCATGCAAGACCCGAAGGGCACCCCATGTTGGTTCCCACCGCATCTTACAAGATGCCCCCCATGGAAGGGGCCGTCAGGGAGGCCTTTCAACAAACCCTGGAGGAGCGGGGCATAAAGACCTCGGACTTTAACATCCGGTTCATACGCTCCGTACACTTCGGTTCCTACGACAGGGCCACATGGCAATTCCCCAGAGGTTTGAGGATCTCGTCCTCTTCCCCCGACGAGCTCAACCCGGGAAAGCACAAGGCGGTGCTGGAGTTTAACCTGCCAAGGGGAAGCTACGCCACCATGTTCATAAGGTACCTGATGGAGAGGCCGGTATGA